The window ATGTGCTGATCAACAATGCAGGCATCTACCCGGATGAAGGGCAGAGCATCCTCAGGGTCCCGGTGGACACTTTTCGGGAGGCAATGAACGTCAATGCTTTTGCAGCACTTGAACTGTCGCAGGCCCTTTTTCCCCTGCTGGAAAATCGCAGGGGTCAGGTCATCAATGTGTCGAGTGAGATGGGTGCCTGGGAGGACCTGCACCCGAGCACTTCTGCCTACAGGCTCTCGAAGCTGGCCCTCAATGGCATCACCCTGATGCTGTCAAGAGCGGGTCGGGGCAGGGTTGCGGTGAATTCTGTCTGTCCAGGGTGGGTCAGGACCGACATGGGCGGCCAGGACGCTCCTGGCACGGTGGAAGAAGGGGCAGAGGGCATCGTCTGGCTTGCCGAGCAGGTCAGGGGCACCGGGCAGTTTTACCAGCACCGCCAGATCCTTCCCTGGTGACCTCTCCCCTGTCCTGAGTGTGTTCCGCAACACCTGTGCTGCACTGCAGGTGAGGAGGATGGTCTAGAATACTTGGGTGCGCAACCTCATTGCCGAATTCATTGATCAGGTCCTTCCCCGAACCCACACCCGTCCTGAAATCCAGCATCTGTTTGACCTGATGCGGGATTACCCGGTCCGGGGAGGCAAGATGCTGCGCAGCCAGCTTCTGATGATGGTGGCCCGGGCTTTCGGGGGTCCTGCAGAGCGGGCCCTCCCTCTGGCAGCAGGTCTGGAGATGTTCCAGAACTGGGTGCTGATCCATGACGACATTGAGGACGATTCTGAAGACCGCAGAGGTCAGCCTGCCCTGCACCGGCTGCATGGGATTCCTCTGGCCCTGAACGCCGGAGATGCCCTGCACGTGTACATGTGGCAGGTGGTGCATCAGTCAGGGGTCCCTGGTGCCTTTGAGGAGTTCCTGAACACCATCCACCGCACCGCTGAAGGGCAGCATGTGGACCTGAGCTGGGTGGTGAATGGGAGCTGGGACCTCAGCGAAGCCGATTACCTGCAGATGGTGCACCTGAAGACCGCCTACTACACGGTGGTGGCCCCATTCAGGCTGGGCATGCTGGCTGCAGGCCTGACCCCTGATCCTGAGATTGAAGCGGCAGGTCTGAAACTGGGGGCAGCTTTCCAGATCCGGGACGATGTCCTGAACCTGATCGGGGACGCTGCAGATTACGGCAAGGAAATTGCTGGAGACCTGCTGGAAGGCAAACGCACCCTGGTGCTGCTGCACTGGCTTGCCCAGGCCAGCCCAGAACAGAAAGCCTTCTTTTTGAAGGTGATGTCCCTGCCCAGAGACCAGAAGCAGGCTGCGGACATCCAGCAGATCCTGCAGTGGCTCCATGATTCTGGCAGCATTCAGCATGCCCAGCACATGGCAGATGCAGAAGCTGCAGAAGGTCTGCGTCTGATCCGAAACGTGCTGTCCAGGGCCAGTGACCAGAAAACCGCAGATCAGATTCTGCACCTGCTGGAACAGCTTGCCACCCGCATGGTGTGAGGGCTGGTCATGCTCTGGACTGCAGGCGTTTCTGCCAGAAACCCCAGCCGAG of the Deinococcus cellulosilyticus NBRC 106333 = KACC 11606 genome contains:
- a CDS encoding SDR family NAD(P)-dependent oxidoreductase translates to MTAMKLALVTGANRGIGFEVCRQLLKKGFQVILTARTLEKAQQAVQQLGSEKVTPVGLEVTSSESVEQLRQWLEATYGGLDVLINNAGIYPDEGQSILRVPVDTFREAMNVNAFAALELSQALFPLLENRRGQVINVSSEMGAWEDLHPSTSAYRLSKLALNGITLMLSRAGRGRVAVNSVCPGWVRTDMGGQDAPGTVEEGAEGIVWLAEQVRGTGQFYQHRQILPW
- a CDS encoding polyprenyl synthetase family protein, which translates into the protein MRNLIAEFIDQVLPRTHTRPEIQHLFDLMRDYPVRGGKMLRSQLLMMVARAFGGPAERALPLAAGLEMFQNWVLIHDDIEDDSEDRRGQPALHRLHGIPLALNAGDALHVYMWQVVHQSGVPGAFEEFLNTIHRTAEGQHVDLSWVVNGSWDLSEADYLQMVHLKTAYYTVVAPFRLGMLAAGLTPDPEIEAAGLKLGAAFQIRDDVLNLIGDAADYGKEIAGDLLEGKRTLVLLHWLAQASPEQKAFFLKVMSLPRDQKQAADIQQILQWLHDSGSIQHAQHMADAEAAEGLRLIRNVLSRASDQKTADQILHLLEQLATRMV